A single window of Lytechinus variegatus isolate NC3 chromosome 8, Lvar_3.0, whole genome shotgun sequence DNA harbors:
- the LOC121419893 gene encoding synaptogenesis protein syg-2-like — protein MAGEPNILTCKALLARPPAILNWVVIDDLISNQQLQTDVVEDNSYTSRKVVTITPSASDQGKHISCLTSHQTLPSYRQCSVYLNINVLPSSTTIFQSGNDKDTQTSPTVIYVQEGSSASISCQSIGSRPAVELTWRIDDPVIPPGSISRSKTQNAVDGSLFDTFSTYKFHLYRKYQGLILWCFVYLSEDFIERHFVTISTYGKCIFHLYYIYMYMCAHVSVGILQTSLGAVSD, from the exons ATGGCCGGAGAGCCAAATATCTTAACATGTAAAGCATTGCTAGCACGGCCTCCTGCAATTCTAAACTGGGTTGTGATAGATGatcttatttcaaatcaacaACTTCAAACTGATGTCGTAGAAGACAACAGCTACACGTCTCGGAAGGTTGTTACTATCACGCCCTCAGCGAGTGATCAAGGAAAGCATATTAGCTGCTTGACTTCTCATCAAACACTCCCGAGTTATCGTCAGTGTAGTGTTTACCTAAATATTAACG TTCTTCCCTCTAGCACGACAATCTTTCAATCTGGAAATGACAAGGACACCCAGACATCACCAACAGTTATTTACGTTCAAGAAGGTTCCTCGGCTTCGATCAGCTGTCAAAGTATTGGATCACGACCGGCAGTTGAACTGACATGGAGAATTGACGACCCTGTTATTCCTCCTGGAAGTATTAGTCGGTCGAAGACTCAAAATGCTGTAGACGGCAGTCTGTTTGATACCTTTAGTACTTACAAGTTCCATCTGTATAGGAAGTATCAGGGGTTGATTCTCTGGTGCTTTGTATATCTGAGTGAAGATTTTATCGAACGACACTTTGTTACAATATCAACGTATGGTAAGTGTATATTTCATCtctattatatatacatgtacatgtgtgcgCATGTCTCTGTTGGCATTTTACAGACGTCTCTGGGGGCAGTTAGTGACTGA